A single genomic interval of Vicia villosa cultivar HV-30 ecotype Madison, WI unplaced genomic scaffold, Vvil1.0 ctg.000742F_1_1, whole genome shotgun sequence harbors:
- the LOC131630814 gene encoding uncharacterized protein LOC131630814 isoform X1 produces the protein MISEENNKPVTDEDHDASLPVAHKDSHDSTGITEEITHVPPRKKQNLLLEIPTRTPEECSQDYVAVKIPMTPSPTPKRVNFLMSSRSVDAPINNSPGSATSRGKSSLRNILPKLSFRSRTPVADNEKTNTSTMEVSSSGPREKPLISRSLSLSKIFTPRMKRTSSLPSEEIGHSNTESTHGGNGSVGGPLSKRETRLKIARSLSMPANNKKDKSLRRMDSFFRVVSSTPRVKEGNEFSRTSPTKDTEIEDADDGEDIAEEEAVCRICLVELCEGGETFKLECSCKGELALAHQECAIKWFSIKGNRTCDVCKEDVRNLPVTLLRIQSVRNRFTGASRSQLEDVNGYRVWQEVPVLVIVSMLAYFCFLEQLLVTKMGTGAIAISLPFSCVLGLLSSMTSSTMVKSRFIWIYASFQFALVVLFAHIFYSLVHVQAVLSILLATFAGFGVVMSVSSFLVELFRWRRRRQASLEQQHGPLPITQAGQQPRPANTPRSGESNHNQSIVQN, from the exons ATGATTTCTGAAGAAAATAATAAACCTGTCACTGATGAAGATCATGATGCTTCTCTTCCTGTTGCTCACAAg GATAGTCATGATTCGACGGGGATAACTGAAGAAATCACGCATGTTCCTCCGCGGAAGAAGCAGAATCTTCTCTTGGAAATACCAACAAGAACACCAGAAGAGTGTTCACAGGATTATGTTGCAGTCAAAATTCCAATGACACCGAGTCCTACTCCTAAGAGAGTGAATTTTCTGATGAGTTCACGGTCGGTTGATGCTCCGATAAATAATTCTCCTGGATCTGCAACATCAAGAGGCAAATCATCGTTAAGAAACATCCTACCGAAATTGAGCTTCAGGAGTAGGACACCGGTAGCAGATAATGAAAAGACGAACACATCAACTATGGAGGTTTCCTCTTCGGGCCCTCGAGAAAAGCCTTTGATCTCGAGATCATTGTCACTTAGTAAAATATTTACTCCTAGGATGAAAAGAACTTCATCATTGCCATCAGAAGAAATTGGACACTCGAATACCGAATCCACTCATGGTGGAAATGGAAGTGTTGGTGGTCCTCTGAGT AAAAGAGAGACTCGACTTAAGATAGCGCGCTCTCTTTCAATGCCTGCCAACAACAAGAAGGACAAAAGCCTAAGGAGGATGGATTCGTTTTTTCGCGTTGTTTCTTCTACCCCTCGAGTAAAGGAAGGAAATGAATTTTCGAGAACTTCTCCAACAAAGGATACTG AAATCGAAGATGCTGATGATGGCGAAGATATAGCTGAAGAGGAGGCAGTGTGTAGAATTTGTCTGGTTGAATTATGTGAAGGAGGTGAAACATTCAAGTTGGAATGTAGCTGCAAAGGTGAACTTGCTTTGGCTCACCAAGAATGTGCTATTAAATGGTTTAGTATAAAGGGTAATAGAACTTGTGATGTCTGCAAAGAGGATGTTAGAAACCTTCCTGTCACTCTCCTACGGATTCAAAGTGTTCGAAATCGATTTACTGGAGCAAGTAGATCTCAGCTCGAAGATGTAAACGGGTACAG GGTTTGGCAGGAAGTTCCAGTGCTTGTTATTGTTAGCATGTTGGCATACTTTTGTTTTCTTGAGCAACTGTTG GTTACAAAAATGGGAACCGGTGCAATTGCCATATCTCTTCCATTTTCCTGTGTACTAGGCCTGCTCTCCTCCATGACATCATCAACCATGG TGAAGAGCAGGTTCATATGGATTTATGCATCTTTCCAGTTTGCTCTGGTGGTTCTCTTCGCGCATATATTTTACTCCTTG GTTCATGTGCAAGCAGTTCTATCAATCCTTCTTGCAACATTTGCTGGTTTCGGTGTGGTAATGAGTGTAAGCTCTTTCCTTGTTGAGCTTTTTAGATGGAGAAGGAGACGACAGGCTTCATTAGAGCAACAACATGGCCCTCTACCGATAACACAAGCAGGACAACAGCCTCGGCCTGCAAACACGCCACGATCAGGTGAATCCAACCACAATCAATCTATAGTGCAAAATTAA
- the LOC131630814 gene encoding uncharacterized protein LOC131630814 isoform X2, giving the protein MISEENNKPVTDEDHDASLPVAHKDSHDSTGITEEITHVPPRKKQNLLLEIPTRTPEECSQDYVAVKIPMTPSPTPKRVNFLMSSRSVDAPINNSPGSATSRGKSSLRNILPKLSFRSRTPVADNEKTNTSTMEVSSSGPREKPLISRSLSLSKIFTPRMKRTSSLPSEEIGHSNTESTHGGNGSVGGPLSKRETRLKIARSLSMPANNKKDKSLRRMDSFFRVVSSTPRVKEGNEFSRTSPTKDTEIEDADDGEDIAEEEAVCRICLVELCEGGETFKLECSCKGELALAHQECAIKWFSIKGNRTCDVCKEDVRNLPVTLLRIQSVRNRFTGASRSQLEDVNGVWQEVPVLVIVSMLAYFCFLEQLLVTKMGTGAIAISLPFSCVLGLLSSMTSSTMVKSRFIWIYASFQFALVVLFAHIFYSLVHVQAVLSILLATFAGFGVVMSVSSFLVELFRWRRRRQASLEQQHGPLPITQAGQQPRPANTPRSGESNHNQSIVQN; this is encoded by the exons ATGATTTCTGAAGAAAATAATAAACCTGTCACTGATGAAGATCATGATGCTTCTCTTCCTGTTGCTCACAAg GATAGTCATGATTCGACGGGGATAACTGAAGAAATCACGCATGTTCCTCCGCGGAAGAAGCAGAATCTTCTCTTGGAAATACCAACAAGAACACCAGAAGAGTGTTCACAGGATTATGTTGCAGTCAAAATTCCAATGACACCGAGTCCTACTCCTAAGAGAGTGAATTTTCTGATGAGTTCACGGTCGGTTGATGCTCCGATAAATAATTCTCCTGGATCTGCAACATCAAGAGGCAAATCATCGTTAAGAAACATCCTACCGAAATTGAGCTTCAGGAGTAGGACACCGGTAGCAGATAATGAAAAGACGAACACATCAACTATGGAGGTTTCCTCTTCGGGCCCTCGAGAAAAGCCTTTGATCTCGAGATCATTGTCACTTAGTAAAATATTTACTCCTAGGATGAAAAGAACTTCATCATTGCCATCAGAAGAAATTGGACACTCGAATACCGAATCCACTCATGGTGGAAATGGAAGTGTTGGTGGTCCTCTGAGT AAAAGAGAGACTCGACTTAAGATAGCGCGCTCTCTTTCAATGCCTGCCAACAACAAGAAGGACAAAAGCCTAAGGAGGATGGATTCGTTTTTTCGCGTTGTTTCTTCTACCCCTCGAGTAAAGGAAGGAAATGAATTTTCGAGAACTTCTCCAACAAAGGATACTG AAATCGAAGATGCTGATGATGGCGAAGATATAGCTGAAGAGGAGGCAGTGTGTAGAATTTGTCTGGTTGAATTATGTGAAGGAGGTGAAACATTCAAGTTGGAATGTAGCTGCAAAGGTGAACTTGCTTTGGCTCACCAAGAATGTGCTATTAAATGGTTTAGTATAAAGGGTAATAGAACTTGTGATGTCTGCAAAGAGGATGTTAGAAACCTTCCTGTCACTCTCCTACGGATTCAAAGTGTTCGAAATCGATTTACTGGAGCAAGTAGATCTCAGCTCGAAGATGTAAACGG GGTTTGGCAGGAAGTTCCAGTGCTTGTTATTGTTAGCATGTTGGCATACTTTTGTTTTCTTGAGCAACTGTTG GTTACAAAAATGGGAACCGGTGCAATTGCCATATCTCTTCCATTTTCCTGTGTACTAGGCCTGCTCTCCTCCATGACATCATCAACCATGG TGAAGAGCAGGTTCATATGGATTTATGCATCTTTCCAGTTTGCTCTGGTGGTTCTCTTCGCGCATATATTTTACTCCTTG GTTCATGTGCAAGCAGTTCTATCAATCCTTCTTGCAACATTTGCTGGTTTCGGTGTGGTAATGAGTGTAAGCTCTTTCCTTGTTGAGCTTTTTAGATGGAGAAGGAGACGACAGGCTTCATTAGAGCAACAACATGGCCCTCTACCGATAACACAAGCAGGACAACAGCCTCGGCCTGCAAACACGCCACGATCAGGTGAATCCAACCACAATCAATCTATAGTGCAAAATTAA